From Deferrisoma camini S3R1, the proteins below share one genomic window:
- a CDS encoding ABC transporter ATP-binding protein, giving the protein MALVELTAVEKVYRLGETRVHALRGVDLSVDTGEFVAVWGPSGSGKTSLLNLIGVIDEPTAGTVKVGGADVAGLSENEKADLRNRHIGFIFQNFNLVPVLSALENVMLPLQIRGEPAKRVKEKALHRLEQVELQQFVHHRPDKMSGGQRQRVAIARALVTDPQIVIADEPTANLDSETSHRIIELMRQLNDEQGTTFIFSTHDPRLLDQVKRLIRLEDGRIVGEENRTE; this is encoded by the coding sequence GTGGCACTGGTGGAACTGACCGCGGTCGAGAAGGTGTACCGGCTCGGCGAGACCCGGGTCCACGCCCTGCGGGGGGTGGACCTGTCGGTGGACACCGGCGAGTTCGTGGCCGTGTGGGGCCCCTCGGGCAGCGGCAAGACCAGTCTGCTCAACCTGATCGGGGTGATCGACGAGCCCACGGCCGGCACGGTGAAGGTGGGCGGCGCGGACGTCGCCGGCCTGTCCGAGAACGAGAAGGCCGATCTGCGCAACCGGCACATCGGGTTCATCTTCCAGAACTTCAACCTGGTGCCGGTGCTCTCGGCCCTGGAGAACGTGATGCTCCCCCTGCAGATCCGGGGGGAGCCCGCCAAGCGGGTGAAGGAGAAGGCCCTCCACCGGCTCGAGCAGGTGGAGCTCCAACAGTTCGTGCATCACCGGCCCGACAAGATGAGCGGGGGTCAGCGCCAGAGGGTCGCCATCGCCCGGGCCCTGGTGACCGATCCGCAGATCGTGATCGCGGACGAGCCCACGGCCAACCTGGACTCGGAGACCAGCCACCGGATCATCGAACTGATGCGCCAACTCAACGACGAGCAAGGGACCACCTTCATCTTCTCCACCCACGACCCCCGGCTGCTCGACCAGGTCAAGCGCCTGATCCGCCTCGAAGACGGCCGGATCGTGGGGGAGGAGAACCGAACCGAGTAA
- a CDS encoding HAD family hydrolase — MNRSDGVRLLLLDCDGVLIRSERANLAYYNHLFRAFGLPEVAEDDPEALARLHTLSTPQVIEAFFPPEVRDEARAFAEGLDYRRFLPLLEPEPGWREVLARRRGFQRVAVATNRGRSAHEVLASVGLLDLVDRVVTVRDVARPKPHPDLLLRALDLFECSAPEALYVGDSELDRRAARAAGVAFLGFRTPFPPSAGSAGEVAAFLANHGTPGTLPGGVSPSLVR; from the coding sequence ATGAACCGATCCGACGGCGTACGGCTTCTGCTGCTCGACTGCGACGGGGTCCTGATCCGGTCCGAACGGGCGAACCTGGCCTATTACAACCACCTGTTCCGGGCGTTCGGCCTGCCCGAGGTGGCCGAGGACGACCCGGAGGCCCTGGCGCGGCTCCACACCCTGTCGACCCCCCAGGTGATCGAGGCGTTCTTCCCGCCCGAGGTGCGCGACGAGGCCCGGGCCTTTGCCGAGGGGCTCGACTACCGCCGGTTCCTTCCCCTGCTGGAGCCCGAGCCGGGGTGGCGCGAGGTGCTGGCGCGCCGCCGCGGGTTCCAGCGGGTCGCCGTGGCCACCAACCGGGGGCGCAGCGCCCACGAGGTGCTCGCGAGCGTGGGGCTGCTGGACCTGGTCGACCGGGTGGTCACGGTGCGCGACGTGGCCCGGCCCAAGCCCCACCCGGATCTGCTCCTGCGGGCCCTGGACCTGTTCGAATGCTCCGCCCCGGAGGCCCTGTACGTGGGCGACTCGGAGCTCGACCGGCGCGCGGCCCGGGCCGCCGGGGTGGCGTTCCTGGGATTTCGCACCCCGTTTCCGCCTTCCGCGGGATCGGCCGGCGAGGTGGCGGCCTTCCTTGCCAACCACGGAACCCCTGGTACCCTTCCCGGCGGTGTGTCCCCATCCCTTGTCCGGTGA
- a CDS encoding AEC family transporter produces the protein MLAHVLGVFLDVVLPVFAIVGLGYAVGPRLGLDGRTLARTAYYVFVPAFAFHVISTSRVELAAVVRMTGYIVVAHLAFAACGFALARVLRRSREVTAVYVMVAVFGNVGNFGLALIRFRLGEEALAPATIYFIAIMTAAFVVCVAAAGWAKGGGMTALASVLKTPALWAVPPALAVSAGGLIPPLWLARTTALLADAMIPTMLFALGMQLAGARNLKPSADAWISSAFRLLAAPALAAALAAPFGLGAVEQAAGILQAGMPAAVLVSIIAMEYEVEPTLATTTVFLSTLLSLPTLTFLLSVV, from the coding sequence GTGCTCGCCCACGTCCTCGGCGTATTCCTCGATGTGGTCCTGCCGGTGTTCGCCATCGTGGGGCTGGGCTACGCCGTGGGGCCGAGGCTCGGCCTGGACGGCCGGACGTTGGCGAGAACGGCCTACTACGTGTTCGTGCCGGCGTTCGCGTTCCACGTGATCAGCACCTCCCGGGTGGAGCTGGCCGCGGTGGTGCGGATGACCGGGTACATCGTGGTGGCCCACCTGGCGTTCGCCGCCTGCGGGTTCGCCCTGGCCCGGGTCCTCCGGCGCAGCCGGGAAGTCACCGCCGTGTACGTGATGGTGGCCGTGTTCGGGAACGTGGGGAACTTCGGCCTGGCCCTGATCCGGTTCCGCCTGGGCGAGGAGGCCCTGGCCCCGGCCACGATCTACTTCATCGCCATCATGACCGCGGCGTTCGTGGTGTGCGTGGCCGCGGCCGGCTGGGCCAAGGGCGGGGGCATGACGGCCCTCGCCTCGGTGCTCAAGACCCCGGCCCTGTGGGCCGTGCCCCCCGCCCTGGCCGTGTCGGCCGGGGGGCTGATCCCGCCCCTGTGGCTCGCCCGCACCACCGCCCTGCTGGCCGACGCCATGATCCCCACGATGCTGTTCGCCCTGGGCATGCAGCTGGCCGGCGCCCGGAACCTGAAGCCCTCGGCCGACGCCTGGATCTCGTCGGCCTTCCGGCTGCTGGCCGCCCCGGCCCTGGCCGCGGCGCTGGCCGCCCCCTTCGGCCTGGGCGCGGTGGAGCAGGCGGCCGGCATCCTGCAGGCGGGCATGCCCGCGGCGGTGCTGGTGTCGATCATCGCCATGGAGTACGAGGTGGAGCCGACCCTGGCCACCACCACGGTGTTCCTGTCCACCCTGCTGAGCCTGCCGACCCTGACGTTCCTCCTCTCGGTGGTGTGA
- a CDS encoding TIGR02710 family CRISPR-associated CARF protein, translating to MAQGLLVSVGGTAEPVAAAVAEHRPQVVCFFCSERSVEKLGEIRSLVAARGLDYRSRVQMVQDPEDLTRCYADALRAADLLEAEGVSPEAVVVDYTGGTKTMSAALALATVGRGYRFSYVGGDRRNKGGLGVVQTGTERVRTGWSPWRLFAVEEKRLFSGLFNRHLYGSAAEVLERALGHDPEERRLLEGLLQLTRGYQHWDAFRHAQAKECLREGVERIEEWAAYRSDAGYREVGETARANLEFLNRLQQGTRGFRRRHRLQVIDLLANARRRAEVGRHDDAVARLYRALELLGQIAFEEAFGCETGAAPTEKLPETLRETYRERYWSEEKGACQIPLMAAFVALAEAGRPEGLHLRERAEEFKALLYARNHSILAHGFEPVKPDLPRRFEALLRETFGLTDALVFPRMP from the coding sequence ATGGCTCAGGGACTTCTCGTGTCGGTGGGAGGCACGGCCGAGCCGGTGGCCGCGGCCGTGGCCGAGCACCGGCCCCAGGTAGTGTGCTTCTTCTGCTCCGAACGGTCGGTGGAGAAGCTCGGCGAGATCCGGTCTCTGGTGGCCGCTCGGGGGCTCGACTACCGCTCCCGGGTGCAGATGGTGCAAGACCCCGAGGACCTGACCCGGTGCTATGCCGACGCGCTGCGGGCGGCCGACCTGCTGGAGGCCGAGGGGGTGTCGCCGGAGGCGGTGGTGGTGGACTACACCGGCGGCACCAAGACCATGAGCGCGGCCCTGGCGCTGGCCACCGTGGGGCGGGGGTATCGGTTCTCCTACGTGGGCGGCGACCGCCGCAACAAGGGAGGGCTCGGCGTGGTCCAGACCGGCACGGAGCGGGTCCGCACCGGGTGGAGCCCCTGGCGGCTGTTCGCGGTGGAGGAGAAGCGGCTCTTCTCGGGGCTGTTCAACCGCCACCTCTACGGCTCGGCCGCCGAGGTGCTGGAACGGGCCCTGGGCCACGACCCGGAGGAGCGGCGGCTCCTGGAGGGGCTCTTGCAACTCACCCGGGGGTACCAGCACTGGGACGCGTTTCGCCATGCCCAGGCCAAGGAGTGCCTGCGCGAGGGGGTGGAGCGCATCGAGGAGTGGGCCGCGTACCGGTCCGACGCCGGTTACCGGGAGGTCGGCGAGACGGCCCGTGCGAACCTGGAGTTCCTGAACCGCCTTCAGCAGGGCACCCGCGGGTTCCGCCGCCGTCACCGGCTGCAGGTGATCGACCTCCTGGCCAACGCCCGGCGCCGGGCCGAGGTGGGCCGCCACGACGACGCGGTGGCCCGCCTGTACCGGGCCCTGGAGCTCCTGGGTCAGATCGCGTTCGAGGAGGCGTTCGGGTGCGAGACCGGCGCCGCACCCACCGAAAAACTGCCCGAGACCCTTCGCGAAACCTATCGGGAGAGGTATTGGAGCGAGGAGAAAGGGGCGTGCCAGATTCCCCTCATGGCGGCTTTCGTGGCCCTGGCCGAGGCGGGGCGGCCCGAGGGGCTACACCTGCGGGAACGGGCAGAGGAGTTCAAGGCGCTCCTCTACGCCCGCAATCACTCGATCCTGGCTCACGGGTTCGAGCCGGTGAAGCCCGACCTCCCGCGGCGGTTCGAGGCCCTGCTGCGGGAGACCTTCGGTCTGACGGACGCCCTCGTGTTTCCACGCATGCCCTGA
- a CDS encoding hybrid sensor histidine kinase/response regulator, whose amino-acid sequence MPKRVLVVEDSEFLGRLVADRLAARGYECTLAADGLEGLRRFTDELPDAVVLDLNLPRLHGLDVLRQIKRIRPETVVVVLTGHGSERTAMKALRLGANDYITKPFREDILLRSLRIHLERAELQAYIHSEAPLPPRVEAQVLARVFFEAPAAILHVDPDNRVVAANRAAARLLARRIEELVGAPVEGFVCPELRCRWMDRVREEASAPGGYEGEVYMEGPTGRFPAAVAGVERPEPGHLILALRDLTHQKALEKRYLESKKLASLGRVVEGVAHEVRNPLISIGGFARKLRRRLDGQPESRYLDVIVSEVERLERMVQDIEDYVAFSREHRSRFEPVDLREIVQQCVDRWKGRAEAQGVRVRFDKPEDLPQVYGDRNLLAELFGGLVENAIEAMPTGGDLTVDFRPVENWVQVRIRDTGVGIDPDDLEEIFDPFFTSKTSGTGLGLAKAHLIVEEHAGTIEFESRRGQGTVCTVALPVDRRRIPRGGSA is encoded by the coding sequence ATGCCCAAACGCGTGCTGGTGGTGGAGGACAGCGAGTTTCTGGGGCGCCTGGTGGCGGACCGGCTCGCTGCCCGGGGATACGAGTGCACCCTGGCCGCCGACGGGCTGGAGGGGCTTCGGCGGTTCACCGACGAGCTGCCGGACGCCGTCGTCCTCGACCTGAACCTGCCCCGGCTCCACGGCCTGGACGTCCTGCGGCAGATCAAGCGGATCCGCCCCGAGACCGTGGTGGTCGTGCTCACCGGCCACGGATCGGAGCGCACGGCCATGAAGGCCCTGCGCCTGGGGGCCAACGACTACATCACCAAGCCGTTCCGGGAGGACATCCTCCTGCGCTCCCTCCGGATCCACCTGGAGCGGGCCGAGCTCCAGGCCTACATCCACTCCGAGGCGCCCCTGCCCCCCCGGGTCGAGGCCCAGGTCCTGGCCCGGGTGTTCTTCGAGGCGCCCGCCGCCATCCTCCATGTGGACCCCGACAACCGGGTGGTGGCGGCCAACCGGGCCGCCGCACGGCTGCTGGCCCGCCGGATCGAAGAGCTGGTGGGCGCGCCGGTGGAGGGGTTCGTGTGCCCCGAGCTCCGGTGCCGGTGGATGGACCGGGTGCGCGAGGAGGCGTCGGCACCCGGGGGGTACGAGGGCGAGGTGTACATGGAGGGCCCCACGGGCCGGTTCCCCGCGGCCGTGGCCGGGGTGGAGCGGCCCGAACCGGGGCACCTGATCCTGGCCCTCCGGGATCTGACCCACCAGAAGGCCCTGGAGAAGCGGTATCTGGAGTCCAAGAAGCTGGCCAGCCTGGGCCGGGTTGTGGAGGGGGTGGCCCACGAGGTCCGGAACCCTCTCATCTCCATCGGGGGGTTTGCCCGCAAGCTGCGTCGCCGGCTGGACGGCCAACCCGAGAGCCGATACCTGGACGTGATCGTCAGCGAGGTCGAGCGGCTGGAGAGGATGGTCCAGGACATCGAGGACTACGTGGCCTTCAGCCGGGAGCACCGGTCCCGGTTCGAGCCGGTGGATCTGCGCGAGATCGTGCAGCAGTGCGTGGACCGTTGGAAAGGCCGGGCCGAGGCCCAGGGGGTGCGGGTCCGGTTCGACAAGCCGGAGGACCTGCCGCAGGTGTACGGCGACCGCAACCTGCTCGCGGAGCTGTTCGGGGGCCTGGTGGAGAACGCCATCGAGGCCATGCCCACCGGCGGGGACCTCACCGTGGACTTCCGCCCCGTGGAGAACTGGGTGCAGGTGCGCATCCGGGACACCGGCGTGGGCATCGACCCCGATGACCTGGAGGAGATCTTCGACCCGTTCTTCACCTCCAAGACCTCGGGCACCGGCCTGGGGCTGGCCAAGGCCCACCTGATCGTGGAGGAGCACGCCGGCACCATCGAGTTCGAGAGTCGGCGGGGTCAGGGCACCGTATGCACGGTGGCCCTGCCGGTGGACCGACGCCGGATCCCCCGGGGAGGGTCGGCGTGA
- a CDS encoding GGDEF domain-containing response regulator, with amino-acid sequence MSGPGRFVLFGPPEQAETLARGLRDLGLGVEVCQDLESFTGSLLGARPAAVVLWHELEPEVRDLAAQFVGHHYVCGECPALMVVRSAGEVPPPGWMPVEAPPDPVQIRDAAAQAREQGRIGPRTIPRILVVDDDQSVVLLGSHIVTSLGMIPLVAFDGREAVEKVGRFQPDLVLLDINMPGMDGFQVIETLKADPRTALTPIIVFSARTEDTDKVRALRLGADDYVTKPFSIPELSARIDRLLRRTQAGLSASSTTGLPGSVTIEQVIAERLAQGRPLAVLYADADHFKAFNDRYGFARGDGVIRQIADLLLEAVRDLGSPDDFVGHVGGDDFVVVTHPDRAEAVAQRIVERFDRVIPLYYDPEDRARGRIETKDRRGRVTRFPLMTLSVAVVTNEARPFAHVGEIADVAAQLKGYAKSKPGSLWVKDQRTNGKGG; translated from the coding sequence GTGAGCGGCCCGGGCCGGTTTGTGCTGTTCGGACCGCCGGAGCAGGCGGAGACCCTGGCCCGGGGGTTGCGGGACCTGGGCCTGGGCGTCGAGGTGTGCCAGGACCTGGAGTCGTTCACCGGCAGCCTGCTTGGGGCCCGGCCCGCGGCCGTGGTGCTGTGGCACGAGCTGGAGCCCGAGGTCCGGGACCTGGCGGCCCAGTTCGTGGGCCACCACTACGTGTGCGGGGAGTGCCCGGCGTTGATGGTGGTGCGCTCGGCAGGGGAGGTGCCGCCCCCCGGCTGGATGCCGGTGGAGGCCCCGCCCGACCCGGTGCAGATCCGGGACGCGGCAGCCCAGGCCCGGGAGCAGGGGCGGATCGGTCCGCGGACCATCCCGCGGATCCTGGTGGTGGACGACGACCAGAGCGTGGTCCTGCTGGGGTCCCACATCGTGACCAGCCTCGGCATGATCCCGCTGGTGGCCTTCGACGGCCGCGAGGCGGTGGAGAAGGTGGGGCGGTTCCAGCCCGACCTGGTGCTGCTCGACATCAACATGCCGGGCATGGACGGGTTCCAGGTGATCGAGACCCTCAAGGCCGACCCGCGCACCGCCTTGACCCCGATCATCGTGTTCTCGGCCCGCACCGAGGACACCGACAAGGTGCGGGCCCTGCGCCTGGGCGCCGACGACTACGTGACCAAACCGTTCAGCATCCCCGAGCTCTCGGCCCGGATCGACCGGCTGCTCCGCCGCACCCAGGCGGGGCTCAGCGCCTCGAGCACCACCGGCCTGCCCGGCAGCGTCACGATCGAGCAGGTGATCGCCGAGCGGCTGGCCCAGGGCCGGCCGTTGGCGGTGCTCTACGCCGACGCCGACCACTTCAAGGCGTTCAACGACCGCTACGGGTTCGCCCGGGGGGACGGGGTGATCCGCCAGATCGCCGACCTCCTGCTCGAGGCCGTGCGGGACCTGGGCAGCCCCGACGACTTCGTCGGCCACGTGGGCGGCGACGACTTCGTGGTGGTCACCCATCCCGACCGGGCCGAGGCCGTGGCCCAGAGGATCGTGGAGCGGTTCGACCGGGTGATCCCCCTCTACTACGACCCGGAGGATCGGGCCCGGGGCCGGATCGAGACCAAGGACCGTCGGGGCCGGGTGACCCGGTTTCCCCTGATGACCCTTTCGGTGGCCGTGGTCACCAACGAGGCCCGGCCGTTCGCCCACGTGGGCGAGATCGCGGACGTGGCCGCCCAGCTCAAGGGGTATGCCAAGTCGAAACCGGGAAGCCTCTGGGTCAAGGACCAGCGCACCAATGGGAAGGGCGGGTAG
- a CDS encoding Hsp20/alpha crystallin family protein has protein sequence MRGTSLIPREEVFEPIRALTREVDRMFHDVLGDWTERMPARFRFDWGEWQFSPRIDVMDRGNAYELRAEVPGFRREDLQVDVTENAVTLKGERKEEQLQEGESFLYRETRAGTFERVIRLPEEIRVDGVTAKLKDGVLTMTLPKVHEEQRRKVEVITE, from the coding sequence ATGCGTGGGACGAGCCTGATTCCGAGGGAAGAGGTGTTCGAACCCATCCGCGCGCTCACCCGGGAGGTGGACCGCATGTTCCACGACGTCCTGGGAGACTGGACGGAGCGGATGCCTGCCCGGTTCCGGTTCGACTGGGGTGAGTGGCAGTTCTCGCCCCGGATCGACGTGATGGACCGGGGCAACGCCTACGAGCTTCGGGCCGAGGTGCCCGGGTTCCGGCGCGAGGACCTCCAGGTGGACGTCACCGAGAACGCGGTCACCCTGAAGGGCGAGCGCAAGGAGGAGCAGCTGCAGGAGGGCGAGAGCTTCCTGTACCGCGAGACCCGGGCCGGCACGTTCGAGCGGGTCATCCGTCTGCCGGAGGAGATCCGGGTGGACGGGGTGACCGCCAAGCTCAAGGACGGCGTGCTGACCATGACCCTGCCGAAGGTGCACGAGGAGCAGCGGCGCAAGGTGGAGGTGATCACCGAGTAA
- a CDS encoding lytic transglycosylase domain-containing protein, with translation MGRAGRAAGLGGRTGWAVAVALLALAPTAAADVYRSDGPGGTPLFTDAPTAPGCRLVIRTEPPRVPWREAVERTAPRHGLDPLLVRAVIQVESAENPRAVSPKGAVGLMQLMPRTARELGVLDPYHPRDNVQGGMAYLARLLDRYGGNLALALAAYNAGPAAVDRYGGVPPYPETRRFVDRVLGLYRRAKGVDLRGANVDTTQPDDGRE, from the coding sequence ATGGGAAGGGCGGGTAGGGCGGCCGGCCTGGGGGGGCGTACCGGGTGGGCCGTGGCAGTGGCCCTGTTGGCCCTCGCCCCGACGGCGGCCGCCGACGTGTACCGGTCGGACGGGCCGGGGGGAACCCCCCTGTTCACCGATGCCCCCACGGCTCCGGGGTGCCGCCTGGTGATCCGCACCGAGCCCCCCCGGGTCCCCTGGCGCGAGGCGGTGGAGCGGACCGCCCCCCGCCACGGGCTCGACCCGCTGCTGGTGCGGGCCGTCATCCAGGTGGAGTCGGCCGAGAACCCCCGGGCCGTCTCGCCGAAGGGGGCGGTGGGTCTCATGCAGCTCATGCCCCGCACCGCGCGGGAGCTCGGGGTGCTCGACCCCTACCACCCCCGGGACAACGTGCAGGGCGGCATGGCCTACCTGGCCCGGCTCCTCGACCGGTACGGCGGGAACCTGGCGCTGGCCCTGGCCGCCTACAACGCCGGCCCGGCCGCAGTGGATCGGTACGGCGGGGTCCCCCCGTACCCCGAGACCCGGCGGTTCGTGGACCGGGTGCTCGGCCTGTACCGACGTGCCAAAGGGGTTGACTTGCGGGGGGCGAATGTGGATACTACGCAGCCTGACGACGGGCGGGAATAA
- a CDS encoding enoyl-CoA hydratase/isomerase family protein, which yields MTAEHLRAERRGRAGWLTLSRPDRLNALTLPMVRAMTAALRGWEADPAVGLVVTEGEGGRAFCAGGDVRAVCRLREAGLAPETRAFFLEEYRLNLAIHRFPKPYLALMDGVTMGGGVGISVHGFHRVATEATRIAMPETGIGFFPDVGASYLLPRLPAAFGPFLGLTGAAVGPGDALALGLATHFVPRDRLPRLREALAHAGTRAEVGQALEGLSGPAGPAPLWDRRAEIERAFGQRRLDEVLEELALMAREGSDWARRTREDLLRKSPTGLKVTWEALRRGRSLDLASCLAMEYRLVCRFLAARDFCEGVRAVLEDRDGRPRWDPPDLERVSDEAAAAFFEPLPPGEEWSPGP from the coding sequence ATGACCGCCGAGCATCTTCGGGCCGAACGCCGGGGGCGGGCCGGGTGGCTCACGTTGAGCCGCCCCGACCGGCTCAACGCCCTGACCCTGCCCATGGTCCGGGCGATGACGGCCGCGCTCCGGGGCTGGGAGGCGGACCCTGCCGTGGGGCTGGTCGTGACCGAGGGGGAGGGCGGGCGGGCCTTCTGCGCCGGGGGCGACGTGCGCGCGGTGTGCCGGCTCCGGGAAGCGGGGCTCGCCCCCGAGACCCGGGCGTTCTTCCTGGAGGAGTACCGGCTGAACCTGGCCATCCACCGTTTTCCCAAGCCCTACCTGGCCCTGATGGACGGCGTCACCATGGGCGGGGGGGTGGGGATCTCGGTCCACGGCTTCCACCGGGTCGCCACCGAGGCCACCCGGATCGCCATGCCCGAGACCGGGATCGGGTTCTTCCCGGACGTGGGCGCCTCGTACCTCCTCCCCCGCCTCCCCGCCGCCTTCGGCCCGTTCCTGGGGCTGACCGGGGCGGCCGTGGGGCCGGGCGATGCCCTGGCCTTGGGGCTCGCCACCCACTTCGTTCCCCGCGACCGGCTGCCGAGACTTCGAGAGGCGCTCGCCCACGCGGGGACGCGGGCCGAGGTGGGCCAAGCACTGGAGGGCCTCTCCGGCCCGGCCGGCCCGGCGCCCCTGTGGGATCGCCGCGCCGAGATCGAACGCGCCTTCGGGCAGCGGCGGTTGGACGAGGTGCTGGAAGAGCTTGCGCTCATGGCCCGGGAGGGCTCGGATTGGGCCCGCCGCACCCGGGAGGACCTTCTGCGCAAGTCCCCCACCGGCCTGAAGGTGACGTGGGAGGCCCTGCGGCGAGGCCGAAGCCTGGACCTGGCATCGTGCCTGGCCATGGAGTACCGTCTGGTGTGCCGGTTCCTGGCGGCCCGCGACTTCTGCGAGGGCGTGCGGGCCGTGCTCGAGGACCGGGACGGCCGGCCCCGGTGGGACCCGCCGGACCTCGAGCGGGTCTCCGACGAGGCGGCGGCCGCCTTCTTCGAGCCCTTGCCCCCCGGCGAGGAGTGGTCGCCCGGGCCTTGA
- a CDS encoding cold-shock protein — MAKGTVKWFNDQKGYGFISQAGGGPDVFVHFSAIQGQGFKTLTEGQEVEFDVAQGPKGPQAANVRAV, encoded by the coding sequence ATGGCAAAGGGAACCGTGAAGTGGTTCAACGACCAGAAGGGGTACGGATTCATCTCCCAGGCCGGCGGCGGCCCGGATGTGTTCGTGCATTTCAGCGCCATCCAGGGCCAGGGGTTCAAGACCCTGACCGAGGGCCAGGAGGTCGAGTTCGACGTGGCCCAGGGCCCCAAGGGCCCCCAGGCCGCGAACGTCCGCGCCGTGTAA
- a CDS encoding LOG family protein, whose translation MEDLRTSETWRIFRIQAELIDGIETLNDLGPAVSVFGGSRIPPDSPYYEATQTFCRRLSDAGFAVITGGGPGIMEAANRGAYEGDGLSVGLNIHLPHEQKPNGYQDLGLTFRYFFVRKLMFVKYSVAFVICPGGYGTFDELFEALTLIQTRKIRRFPVILFGKDYWQGLVDWMRGRVAALGCIEPEDLNLFDLTDDPDEVVRLITTHYVAISKELPEERRRSRG comes from the coding sequence ATGGAAGACCTTCGCACCTCGGAGACCTGGCGCATCTTCCGGATCCAGGCGGAGCTGATCGACGGGATCGAGACCCTCAACGACCTGGGGCCGGCCGTGAGCGTGTTCGGCGGGTCGCGCATCCCGCCCGACTCCCCCTACTACGAGGCGACCCAGACGTTCTGCCGCAGGCTGTCCGACGCCGGGTTCGCGGTGATCACGGGCGGGGGGCCCGGGATCATGGAGGCCGCGAACCGGGGGGCCTATGAAGGCGACGGCCTGTCCGTGGGGCTCAACATCCACCTGCCCCACGAGCAGAAGCCCAACGGCTACCAGGACCTGGGGCTCACGTTCCGCTACTTCTTCGTGCGCAAGCTCATGTTCGTGAAGTACTCGGTGGCGTTCGTGATCTGCCCGGGCGGGTACGGCACCTTCGACGAGCTGTTCGAGGCGCTCACCCTGATCCAGACCCGGAAGATCCGTCGTTTCCCGGTGATCCTGTTCGGCAAGGACTACTGGCAGGGCCTGGTGGACTGGATGCGGGGCCGCGTGGCGGCCCTCGGCTGCATCGAGCCCGAGGACCTGAACCTGTTCGACCTCACGGACGACCCGGACGAGGTGGTGCGGCTCATCACCACCCACTACGTGGCCATCTCGAAGGAGCTCCCCGAAGAACGCCGCCGCTCCCGCGGGTGA
- a CDS encoding outer membrane lipoprotein-sorting protein produces the protein MNRRPAVWAAAAALVFAAAAAGAALSPRQVLERADRARGKLPGMVWTVKMTSVERGRTRKQTLEVKARNEDVLATFTAPPRVKGQKLLMVGRNMWFIKPGVSKPVPISPRQKLMGQAANGDIASTNYSGDYDGVIVGEEAVNGEDCYVLDLRARNKKVTYDRIKYWVSKSRLVGVRAEFYTVSGKLFKTAEFEYRNRVRYRGEEIPFVSRMVIRDAIRPQEVTTLEYSKITVKRLPDATFNLNLLVR, from the coding sequence ATGAATCGAAGACCCGCTGTGTGGGCCGCCGCGGCGGCCCTGGTGTTCGCGGCCGCCGCGGCCGGCGCGGCCCTGTCGCCCCGCCAGGTGCTGGAGAGGGCCGACCGGGCCCGGGGCAAGCTGCCGGGCATGGTGTGGACCGTGAAGATGACCTCGGTGGAGCGGGGTCGGACCCGGAAGCAGACCCTGGAGGTGAAGGCCCGCAACGAGGACGTGTTGGCCACGTTCACGGCCCCGCCCCGGGTCAAGGGCCAGAAGCTCCTGATGGTGGGCCGGAACATGTGGTTCATCAAGCCGGGGGTGTCCAAACCCGTGCCCATCAGCCCCCGCCAGAAGCTCATGGGCCAGGCGGCCAACGGCGACATCGCCAGCACCAACTACTCGGGGGACTACGATGGGGTGATCGTGGGCGAGGAGGCCGTGAACGGGGAGGACTGCTACGTGCTCGATCTCAGGGCCCGCAACAAGAAGGTGACCTACGACCGGATCAAGTACTGGGTGAGCAAGTCCCGCCTGGTTGGCGTCCGGGCCGAGTTCTACACGGTGAGCGGGAAGCTGTTCAAGACCGCGGAGTTCGAGTACAGGAACCGCGTCCGGTACCGGGGCGAGGAGATCCCGTTCGTCAGCCGCATGGTGATCCGCGACGCCATCCGGCCCCAGGAGGTCACCACCCTGGAGTACTCGAAGATCACCGTGAAACGGCTGCCGGACGCCACCTTCAACCTGAACCTGCTGGTGCGGTGA